A region from the Brassica napus cultivar Da-Ae chromosome C8, Da-Ae, whole genome shotgun sequence genome encodes:
- the LOC111208925 gene encoding uncharacterized protein LOC111208925, translated as MVLNVRNKLGFIDGTIPQPPSNHRDSGSWSRCNDMVATWLMNSVSKKIGQSLLFMSTAEAIWKNLMSLFKKDDAPRVYEIEQRLSTIQHGSMDIITYYTELVTLWEKYKNYVEIPACTCGRCECDTALLWDELQQRSRPIPSIEDVFNLVTQDERQKVLKPSTLLDNVAFQNFGHVAMTQNVPLGGSETGVYTGQSLYWTE; from the exons ATGGTGTTGAATGTTCGTAACAAGCTCGGGTTTATTGACGGCACCATTCCTCAACCTCCATCTAATCATAGAGATTCTGGATCTTGGTCTCGCTGTAACGATATGGTAGCAACGTGGTTGATGAACTCTGTCTCAAAGAAAATAGGTCAGAGTCTTTTATTCATGTCAACCGCTGAAGCTATTTGGAAGAACTTGATGTCTCTTTTCAAGAAGGACGATGCACCTCGCGTATATGAGATTGAGCAACGCTTGAGTACTATCCAACATGGTTCTATGGATATCATTACGTATTATACTGAACTTGTTACTCTTTGGGAAAAGTACAAGAATTACGTTGAGATTCCAGCTTGTACATGTGGTAGATGCGAGTGTGACACTGCTTTGTTATGGGATGAATTGCAGCAGAGAAGCCGG CCAATTCCGAGTATTGAAGATGTGTTCAATTTGGTCACACAAGATGAGCGTCAAAAGGTTCTTAAACCATCTACTCTACTTGATAATGTTGCTTTTCAGAATTTTGGCCATGTTGCTATGACACAGAATGTTCCTTTGGGAGGTTCGGAGACTGGAGTCTATACTGGACAGAGTTTATACTGGACAGAGTGA